In Periplaneta americana isolate PAMFEO1 chromosome 4, P.americana_PAMFEO1_priV1, whole genome shotgun sequence, one DNA window encodes the following:
- the SCCRO4 gene encoding DCN1-like protein 4 isoform X2 → MAERTSARRFSKTEDTSSSFSQKRCIAWFREYTSPDDPDTLGPEGMEKFCEDIGVEPENVVMLVLAWKMSARQMGFFSQQEWLRGLSDLQCDSICKVQSKLDYLRSLLNDHVTFKSIYRYAYDFARDKDQRSMDIETAKAMLQLLLGKHWALFGQFNNFLEHSKYKVINKDQWCNILEFSRTIVNDLSNYDVDGAWPVMLDEFVEWLKATKEAHRS, encoded by the exons ATGGCAGAGCGGACCAG TGCACGACGGTTTTCCAAGACTGAGGACACTTCCTCGTCATTCAGCCAGAAACGATGCATTGCCTGGTTCAGGGAGTACACATCACCAGACGATCCTGACACACTAG GTCCAGAGGGCATGGAGAAGTTCTGCGAGGACATCGGTGTGGAGCCAGAGAACGTGGTGATGCTGGTGCTGGCGTGGAAGATGAGCGCTCGACAGATGGGCTTCTTCTCGCAGCAGGAGTGGCTCAGGGGGCTCTCGGACCTGCA GTGTGACAGCATTTGCAAGGTGCAGAGCAAGTTAGACTACCTCCGGTCGCTACTCAATGACCACGTGACCTTCAAGAGCATCTACCGATACGCTTACGACTTTGCTCGG GACAAGGACCAGCGCAGCATGGACATAGAGACTGCGAAGGCGATGCTGCAGCTGCTGCTGGGCAAGCACTGGGCCCTCTTCGGGCAGTTCAACAACTTCCTGGAGCACTCCAAGTACAAAGTGATCAACAAGGACCAGTGGTGCAACATCCTGGAGTTCTCTCGCACCATCGTTAACGACCTCTCCAACTACGATGTGGACGGCGCGT GGCCTGTGATGCTGGACGAGTTCGTGGAGTGGCTGAAGGCGACGAAGGAGGCGCACAGGAGCTGA
- the SCCRO4 gene encoding DCN1-like protein 4 isoform X1, giving the protein MPRSKRRSAFEMGPDDDDRHCNKRLRNTTSARRFSKTEDTSSSFSQKRCIAWFREYTSPDDPDTLGPEGMEKFCEDIGVEPENVVMLVLAWKMSARQMGFFSQQEWLRGLSDLQCDSICKVQSKLDYLRSLLNDHVTFKSIYRYAYDFARDKDQRSMDIETAKAMLQLLLGKHWALFGQFNNFLEHSKYKVINKDQWCNILEFSRTIVNDLSNYDVDGAWPVMLDEFVEWLKATKEAHRS; this is encoded by the exons ATGCCACGTAGTAAGCGACGTAGTGCTTTTGAAATGGGGCCTGACGATGACGACAGACATTGCAACAAGAGGCTTAGAAATACCACAAG TGCACGACGGTTTTCCAAGACTGAGGACACTTCCTCGTCATTCAGCCAGAAACGATGCATTGCCTGGTTCAGGGAGTACACATCACCAGACGATCCTGACACACTAG GTCCAGAGGGCATGGAGAAGTTCTGCGAGGACATCGGTGTGGAGCCAGAGAACGTGGTGATGCTGGTGCTGGCGTGGAAGATGAGCGCTCGACAGATGGGCTTCTTCTCGCAGCAGGAGTGGCTCAGGGGGCTCTCGGACCTGCA GTGTGACAGCATTTGCAAGGTGCAGAGCAAGTTAGACTACCTCCGGTCGCTACTCAATGACCACGTGACCTTCAAGAGCATCTACCGATACGCTTACGACTTTGCTCGG GACAAGGACCAGCGCAGCATGGACATAGAGACTGCGAAGGCGATGCTGCAGCTGCTGCTGGGCAAGCACTGGGCCCTCTTCGGGCAGTTCAACAACTTCCTGGAGCACTCCAAGTACAAAGTGATCAACAAGGACCAGTGGTGCAACATCCTGGAGTTCTCTCGCACCATCGTTAACGACCTCTCCAACTACGATGTGGACGGCGCGT GGCCTGTGATGCTGGACGAGTTCGTGGAGTGGCTGAAGGCGACGAAGGAGGCGCACAGGAGCTGA
- the LOC138698750 gene encoding lysosomal Pro-X carboxypeptidase: MNRLAVLLCAVAVLPNVARCYSYQTKYLDVPVDHFNFGNNATFRLRYLVNDTHWRPDEGRPIFFYTGNEGDISMFAQNTGFVWEIAPQFGALVVFAEHRYYGQSLPFGNKSYSDPQHLGFLTSQQALADYVVLIAELQRPQRRPSPVVAFGGSYGGMLSAYLRLKYPASVVGAIAASAPVLQFPGLTPCGAFARIVTSDFASVAPSCADSIRRSWSEISNLTSSDAGRAWLSTAWRLCKPLASGADVSALKAWLADVYTNLAMINYPYATEFLAPVPAHPVAATCAPLGNATLGGKLLMRALFKAVSVYFNHTGRATCLDVGSSASGNLGDRGWDFQSCTEMVMPMCSDGQADMFEPQAWNFAHYSDGCHKRWGVRPSEQRAVLMYGGKELSTASNIVFSNGLLDPWSSGGVLRNVSDTALAIIIPEGAHHLDLRESNPADPPAVRAARQFHCDNIRTWIEKHQGAPPSDKPA; encoded by the exons ATGAATCGCCTCGCCGTGCTGCTGTGCGCAGTCGCAGTGCTGCCCAACGTTGCGCGCTGCTACTCGTACCAGACCAAGTACCTGGACGTGCCG GTGGACCATTTCAACTTCGGCAACAACGCCACATTCCGCCTGCGCTACCTGGTCAATGACACCCACTGGCGCCCCGACGAGGGCAGGCCCATCTTCTTCTACACGGGCAACGAGGGCGACATCTCCATGTTCGCGCAGAACACA GGCTTCGTGTGGGAGATCGCCCCGCAGTTCGGCGCCCTCGTCGTGTTCGCCGAGCACCGCTACTACGGCCAGTCCCTGCCCTTCGGCAACAAGTCCTACTCCGACCCGCAGCACCTCGGCTTCCTGACGTCGCAGCAGGCGCTGGCGGACTACGTGGTGCTGATCGCCGAGCTGCAGCGCCCGCAGCGCCGCCCCAGCCCCGTGGTGGCTTTCGGCGGCTCGTACGGCGGCATGCTGTCCGCCTACCTGCGCCTCAAGTACCCGGCCAGCGTGGTGGGCGCCATCGCCGCCTCCGCGCCCGTGCTGCAGTTCCCGGGCCTCACGCCGTGCGGGGCCTTCGCACGCATAGTGACGTCAGACTTCGCGAGCGTGGCGCCGTCGTGCGCCGACTCCATCCGCAGGTCGTGGTCGGAGATCAGCAACCTGACGTCGTCGGACGCCGGGCGCGCGTGGCTGTCCACGGCGTGGAGGCTGTGCAAGCCGCTGGCGTCCGGCGCGGACGTGAGCGCGCTCAAGGCGTGGCTGGCGGACGTGTACACGAACCTGGCCATGATCAACTACCCCTACGCCACGGAGTTCCTGGCGCCCGTGCCAGCGCACCCGGTGGCGGCCACCTGCGCCCCGCTGGGCAACGCCACTCTGGGCGGCAAGCTGCTGATGCGCGCCCTGTTCAAGGCGGTGAGCGTCTACTTCAACCACACGGGGCGCGCGACCTGCCTCGACGTGGGCTCCAGCGCGAGCGGCAACCTGGGAGATCGGGGCTGGGACTTCCAGTCCTGCACCGAGATGGTGATGCCGATGTGCTCCGACGGACAGGCGGACATGTTCGAACCGCAGGCCTGGAACTTCGCGCACTACTCGGACGGCTGCCACAAGCGCTGGGGCGTGCGCCCCTCGGAGCAGCGAGCCGTCCTCATGTACGGCGGCAAGGAGCTCTCCACAGCCTCCAACATCGTGTTCAG TAACGGGCTTCTGGATCCGTGGTCGAGCGGGGGCGTGCTGCGGAACGTGTCCGACACCGCCCTCGCCATCATCATTCCGGAGGGCGCGCACCACCTCGACTTGCGGGAGAGCAACCCTGCCGACCCCCCGGCCGTGCGAGCGGCCCGGCAGTTCCACTGTGACAACATCCGCACCTGGATCGAGAAGCACCAGGGAGCGCCACCCAGCGACAAGCCAGCGTAA